In Thiovibrio frasassiensis, one DNA window encodes the following:
- a CDS encoding DNA topoisomerase: protein MAKSVVIVESAAKAETLAEQLGGEVEPILVLAAPARATYLPPKDHMRREKPHFDFGPEAKEKIFLDKLFACQGREIYLALDGDWRGEFWAWLISGYWAMVAPGSKQPKRVGLVGLAGEALRESFRRVEPVSEEKGAATYIKMIFESYLGKHLQRLLGSRTGPSGLPLNHPSLTTLFLLAERETEIRMFTPLAKWKVKVKISSEAGECALALQEAYGVTDDGFLRNEKEVHTAINLFNNASFQVREVARSPLAVAPPSPYHFLELLRDGVAQGGLSPLAAMTAIRNLYYGVKVDGRRLGLVTAFLPPAMAQESFAAVFVQIRAQIAQRLGDSCLGPETGQQTTRGLILPTLPELGPEELAGKIGGAEEKIYRLVWARALASQMKEAQGELLAVTVEGGEDCIFQGNAKVLSDKGFLAIYPGCQEHELLAPPSPLAEVKAGQPLHCVQIIPEKNTGHPPEYYSFEGLATDLADFSLEIDGMTVAMLQQMLDNNYLRMMPDGSFRCAENTAKLLSVMNRAFPTMKGIQLSAYLAQTIEEAVSGRKLLTSGLQQFDQTMMMRGEVLVKMAMPVATQKRGISSRSVIRLPEEAEPAKVQDSGGGVPGQAEKATEPSIAEPLVEAASLEPPESASVKEGAISESAAEVAETGEGAAVSSGPETVEPQGDEAVSAQEESQEPIVLDEPAVAEEVVSPELAAATEKMFAEAATSMDEPLPPPPGEALLVEPASAQAEPGKPCPDCGRVLLLKEDRFGKYWYCSGHPECRHSASYEKDGAPSLLCPVCRTGTVVTKHTPTGKIFYVCPEQDCEFMAWSKPHAIACQVCDSPFLVEKKSLDGRLSLRCPKAGCTFTRPLSGTAGAAPEPGAAPQKKKVLVRRVAPGSGGAGGATKKVRIVRRKK from the coding sequence ATGGCAAAGTCTGTAGTCATTGTCGAGTCGGCAGCCAAGGCAGAAACCTTGGCAGAACAGCTTGGCGGAGAAGTGGAGCCCATCCTTGTGCTGGCAGCACCGGCGAGAGCCACCTACCTCCCGCCCAAAGACCATATGCGTCGGGAAAAGCCGCATTTCGATTTCGGACCCGAGGCCAAGGAAAAAATATTTCTCGATAAACTTTTTGCCTGTCAGGGGAGAGAAATATATCTCGCCCTTGATGGGGATTGGCGTGGGGAGTTTTGGGCCTGGCTGATCAGCGGTTACTGGGCGATGGTCGCTCCCGGCAGTAAGCAGCCCAAACGGGTCGGTTTAGTTGGGCTCGCCGGAGAGGCTCTCCGGGAATCGTTCCGGCGGGTGGAGCCTGTCAGCGAAGAGAAGGGGGCTGCGACCTATATCAAGATGATTTTTGAGTCCTATCTGGGGAAACACCTGCAGCGTCTTCTGGGCAGCCGAACCGGTCCCAGCGGTCTTCCGCTCAATCATCCGAGTCTCACCACCCTTTTTCTCCTGGCCGAGAGGGAAACCGAGATCAGGATGTTTACCCCCCTTGCGAAATGGAAGGTGAAGGTCAAGATCAGCAGCGAAGCAGGGGAGTGTGCCTTGGCTTTGCAAGAAGCTTACGGGGTAACGGATGACGGTTTTTTGCGCAACGAGAAAGAGGTGCATACCGCCATCAACCTTTTTAACAATGCCTCCTTTCAGGTCCGCGAGGTTGCGCGGTCGCCCCTCGCGGTTGCCCCGCCGAGCCCGTACCATTTCCTTGAGTTGCTGCGGGACGGAGTTGCCCAGGGAGGTCTTTCCCCCCTGGCGGCAATGACCGCGATTCGCAATCTCTATTACGGGGTGAAGGTGGATGGACGGAGGCTGGGGCTGGTCACCGCTTTTCTCCCCCCGGCCATGGCCCAGGAATCCTTTGCCGCTGTGTTTGTCCAAATCAGGGCCCAGATTGCTCAAAGGTTGGGGGATTCCTGCTTGGGGCCGGAGACCGGGCAGCAAACCACCCGGGGCCTCATTCTCCCCACTCTGCCGGAGCTCGGCCCTGAAGAGCTTGCAGGGAAAATAGGCGGGGCGGAGGAGAAGATCTACCGACTGGTCTGGGCTAGGGCTCTGGCAAGCCAGATGAAGGAGGCGCAAGGAGAGCTTTTGGCGGTGACGGTGGAGGGTGGTGAAGACTGTATTTTTCAGGGCAATGCCAAGGTTTTGTCGGATAAAGGGTTTCTCGCCATCTATCCTGGCTGTCAGGAGCATGAACTCCTGGCGCCTCCCTCTCCTCTGGCTGAGGTAAAGGCGGGGCAACCGCTGCACTGCGTGCAGATCATCCCGGAAAAAAATACCGGCCATCCCCCTGAATATTACAGTTTTGAGGGGCTGGCCACCGATCTGGCTGATTTCTCCCTGGAGATCGACGGGATGACCGTGGCCATGCTCCAGCAGATGCTCGATAACAATTATCTCAGAATGATGCCGGACGGTTCTTTTCGCTGCGCCGAGAATACCGCCAAGCTTCTCAGTGTGATGAACCGCGCTTTTCCGACCATGAAGGGGATTCAGCTTTCCGCCTATCTGGCCCAGACCATTGAGGAGGCGGTGAGCGGGAGAAAACTGCTGACCAGCGGTCTGCAACAGTTCGATCAAACCATGATGATGCGGGGCGAGGTTCTGGTGAAGATGGCAATGCCGGTTGCCACCCAGAAACGCGGGATCAGTTCACGCAGCGTTATCAGGCTGCCCGAAGAAGCGGAGCCTGCGAAGGTTCAGGATTCCGGGGGGGGTGTCCCGGGTCAAGCGGAAAAGGCGACTGAGCCGTCCATTGCTGAGCCGCTTGTGGAGGCCGCTTCGCTGGAGCCGCCGGAGTCTGCCTCGGTCAAGGAGGGTGCTATCTCGGAGTCCGCCGCCGAGGTCGCGGAAACAGGCGAGGGTGCTGCCGTAAGCAGTGGTCCGGAAACAGTTGAGCCTCAGGGTGACGAGGCCGTCTCCGCTCAGGAGGAGAGTCAGGAACCCATTGTCCTGGATGAGCCTGCTGTGGCGGAAGAGGTTGTTTCGCCGGAACTTGCCGCAGCCACGGAAAAGATGTTTGCCGAAGCCGCGACCTCCATGGACGAGCCTCTTCCTCCACCACCCGGGGAAGCTTTGCTTGTCGAGCCAGCATCGGCACAGGCGGAGCCGGGCAAACCCTGCCCAGACTGTGGCAGGGTGCTGTTGCTCAAGGAGGACCGTTTCGGAAAGTACTGGTACTGTTCGGGGCATCCCGAATGCCGGCATTCGGCATCCTATGAAAAAGATGGCGCCCCGTCTCTGCTCTGCCCTGTCTGCCGGACCGGTACAGTGGTGACCAAGCATACCCCCACCGGGAAGATTTTTTATGTCTGTCCCGAGCAGGATTGTGAATTTATGGCCTGGTCCAAGCCCCATGCCATCGCTTGTCAGGTCTGTGATTCCCCATTTCTGGTGGAAAAAAAGAGTCTCGATGGCAGGCTCTCCCTGCGATGCCCCAAGGCCGGCTGTACCTTCACGCGACCCCTTTCCGGGACCGCAGGCGCGGCACCAGAGCCCGGGGCGGCACCGCAAAAAAAGAAGGTGCTGGTTCGCC
- a CDS encoding formylglycine-generating enzyme family protein: LEEEVEILDEEELEEVLEEETSPTEGLGEEEGGAGDAGIAEGVELLDEELIEEVQELADEDLADTELLEEEVEILDEEELEEVLEEETSPTEGLGEEEGGAGDEGVAGEIELLDEDLIEEVQELADEALTESEFIEEEVEILDEDALEEIGESAESLAAPPHQPSPLEVLSKYIEAEEAVNQGELLRETQEEFINQILERFMPKFIKIPAGTYLIGSANPKGLEQPLRKVDLQDFYLGQSPVTNDLFDMFVRETGYTTDAEEAGYGIVFEGRCTNRKDPETGRQTFSLTQGTIARHVSGANWRHPAGPDSTLEGRHNHPVVQVSHHDAMAFAAWAGKRLPTEEEWEAAARGARGQLFPWGEMWQVDFGNFEGACLGGTTSVEHFGRKGMSPFGIYDLLGNIAEWTSSLDPGQPASPGKPTEKIYILKGGSWITGGTVTAAWRQIERGKYWANTIGFRCAV; the protein is encoded by the coding sequence CTTGAGGAGGAGGTGGAGATCCTTGACGAGGAAGAACTTGAGGAGGTTCTCGAAGAAGAAACCTCCCCCACCGAAGGCTTGGGGGAAGAGGAAGGAGGGGCCGGGGATGCAGGGATCGCCGAAGGGGTGGAACTGCTCGACGAGGAGCTGATCGAAGAGGTTCAAGAGCTCGCCGATGAAGACCTTGCCGACACCGAGCTCCTTGAGGAGGAGGTGGAGATCCTTGACGAGGAAGAACTTGAGGAGGTTCTCGAAGAAGAAACCTCCCCCACCGAAGGGTTGGGGGAAGAGGAAGGAGGGGCCGGGGATGAGGGGGTCGCCGGAGAGATTGAACTGCTGGACGAGGACCTGATCGAAGAGGTCCAAGAGCTCGCAGACGAAGCGCTGACTGAAAGCGAATTCATTGAGGAGGAGGTGGAGATCCTCGATGAGGATGCGCTGGAAGAAATTGGAGAATCAGCGGAATCATTGGCCGCTCCTCCCCATCAGCCAAGCCCCCTGGAGGTCCTCTCAAAATACATCGAAGCGGAAGAAGCGGTGAACCAAGGAGAGTTGCTGCGGGAGACCCAGGAGGAGTTTATCAATCAGATCCTGGAACGGTTCATGCCGAAATTTATCAAGATCCCCGCCGGCACCTATCTGATCGGAAGCGCCAACCCCAAAGGGTTGGAACAACCCCTGCGCAAGGTCGATCTGCAGGATTTTTATCTTGGTCAATCGCCCGTAACCAACGACCTGTTCGACATGTTTGTCCGGGAAACAGGCTATACCACCGATGCCGAGGAAGCGGGCTATGGGATTGTCTTCGAAGGCCGCTGCACCAACAGGAAAGACCCGGAAACCGGCAGGCAAACCTTCAGCCTGACCCAAGGAACCATTGCCCGCCATGTGAGCGGGGCAAACTGGCGCCACCCTGCCGGGCCCGACAGCACTCTGGAAGGGCGACACAATCACCCGGTGGTGCAGGTCAGCCACCACGACGCCATGGCCTTTGCCGCCTGGGCCGGAAAACGGTTGCCCACGGAAGAAGAGTGGGAAGCCGCAGCCCGCGGAGCACGCGGCCAGCTTTTCCCTTGGGGGGAAATGTGGCAGGTTGATTTTGGCAATTTTGAAGGTGCCTGCCTCGGCGGCACAACCTCGGTCGAGCATTTCGGCCGCAAGGGGATGAGCCCCTTCGGCATCTACGATCTGCTGGGCAACATTGCCGAATGGACCTCCTCCCTCGACCCGGGGCAACCTGCCTCCCCCGGCAAACCGACGGAAAAAATTTACATCCTCAAGGGCGGCTCCTGGATAACCGGAGGAACCGTGACCGCGGCGTGGCGGCAGATAGAACGGGGGAAATATTGGGCAAACACCATCGGCTTCCGCTGTGCGGTCTGA
- the aroB gene encoding 3-dehydroquinate synthase has translation MRTIRVGLGDRAYDILIENNILATIGADLKQRGIAKRYVVVADSHVGELLGPKLMASLAAAGVSAELITFPRGEASKHLATVAELASRLAQLGLDRKDALIALGGGVTGDITGFLAAIYMRGIPFVQIPTTLLAQVDSSVGGKTGVDIPEGKNLVGAFYQPRCVYIDSSVLMSLPPAELLNGLAEVIKYGVIYDAEFFRFLAEQRQAILARDLSVLETMIARCCEIKAAVVAADEREADLRRILNFGHTLGHAVEAASNFSMAHGMAVGLGMVAACRLAVGKGIFSQDQADAVCRLIADYGLPTEIPAEFSPVQIKGFLKTDKKTVAGRPFFVLPTEIGKVVITDAVSEELIDQVLAG, from the coding sequence ATGCGGACAATTCGGGTTGGCCTTGGCGACAGGGCTTATGATATTTTGATCGAAAACAACATTTTGGCCACAATCGGCGCGGATCTCAAGCAGCGCGGGATTGCCAAACGCTATGTGGTTGTAGCGGATTCCCATGTCGGTGAACTTCTCGGCCCCAAGCTTATGGCCTCTTTGGCAGCGGCAGGTGTTTCCGCGGAGCTCATCACCTTTCCCCGGGGTGAGGCAAGCAAGCATTTGGCCACGGTTGCCGAACTGGCCAGCAGGCTCGCGCAACTCGGGCTGGACCGGAAAGACGCACTCATCGCCCTGGGCGGCGGAGTGACCGGGGATATTACCGGTTTTCTCGCGGCCATCTATATGCGGGGCATCCCTTTTGTTCAGATTCCCACCACCCTTCTGGCCCAAGTGGATAGCTCGGTGGGGGGCAAGACCGGGGTGGATATCCCCGAGGGCAAGAATCTGGTCGGCGCTTTTTATCAACCCCGCTGCGTGTACATCGACAGCAGCGTTCTTATGTCGCTGCCCCCAGCCGAGTTGTTAAACGGCTTGGCCGAGGTGATCAAATACGGGGTGATTTATGATGCGGAATTTTTCCGTTTTCTTGCTGAACAGCGGCAGGCGATTTTGGCCCGGGATCTCTCCGTTCTTGAAACGATGATCGCCCGCTGTTGCGAGATCAAGGCTGCGGTGGTGGCGGCGGACGAGCGCGAGGCAGATCTGCGGCGGATTCTGAATTTCGGCCACACCTTGGGGCATGCGGTGGAGGCGGCTTCCAACTTCAGCATGGCCCATGGGATGGCGGTTGGCCTGGGGATGGTGGCTGCCTGCCGCTTGGCGGTGGGTAAGGGGATTTTTTCCCAGGATCAGGCTGATGCCGTGTGCCGGCTCATCGCGGATTATGGTCTGCCCACGGAGATTCCTGCGGAATTTTCCCCGGTGCAAATCAAGGGGTTTCTGAAAACGGACAAGAAAACCGTGGCTGGGCGGCCGTTCTTTGTCCTGCCCACCGAGATCGGCAAGGTCGTTATCACCGATGCGGTGAGCGAGGAGCTGATTGATCAGGTGTTGGCAGGGTAG
- a CDS encoding winged helix-turn-helix domain-containing protein — MAAPKSSSALTEAGKKVGKALARSGHTVEETGQKMKKAAQKIVKKATKKAEKTVGSAIGTIKKEVQELTHKKGACATAGKTPLFKPGKGMTVEGQIGFLAGDIFLYLSENGPTPVTKITSVMKDRGSLSLLGAALGWLAREAKISFSKDGTKVSIL; from the coding sequence ATGGCCGCACCGAAAAGCAGCTCCGCATTGACCGAAGCAGGAAAAAAAGTAGGCAAAGCCCTGGCCCGGTCGGGCCATACGGTTGAGGAAACCGGACAAAAGATGAAGAAAGCGGCGCAGAAGATCGTAAAAAAAGCGACGAAAAAGGCGGAAAAAACCGTGGGCTCCGCCATCGGCACGATCAAAAAAGAAGTACAGGAACTCACCCATAAAAAGGGAGCCTGTGCAACGGCGGGAAAAACCCCGCTGTTTAAGCCGGGCAAGGGCATGACCGTGGAAGGGCAGATCGGCTTCCTGGCCGGAGACATCTTTCTGTATCTAAGCGAAAACGGCCCGACCCCGGTGACAAAAATCACCAGCGTCATGAAAGACCGGGGCTCCCTTTCCCTCCTTGGCGCAGCGCTAGGCTGGCTGGCCCGGGAAGCGAAGATCTCCTTTTCCAAGGACGGCACCAAGGTTTCCATCCTCTGA
- a CDS encoding GIY-YIG nuclease family protein, translating into MKKQAAVYILASKYNGTLYLGVTSNLMQRIWQHRSNLADGFRKKYTVHFLVYYELHEEMPTAILREKQLKQWNRQWKINLIETINPTWKDLWQELI; encoded by the coding sequence ATGAAAAAACAAGCCGCAGTGTATATTCTGGCAAGCAAATACAACGGCACCTTATATCTCGGTGTAACCAGCAATTTAATGCAAAGGATTTGGCAGCACAGGAGTAATCTGGCTGATGGGTTTAGGAAAAAATATACCGTCCATTTTCTCGTATATTACGAATTGCATGAGGAGATGCCAACAGCGATTCTGCGCGAGAAACAACTCAAGCAGTGGAACAGGCAATGGAAAATCAACTTGATCGAAACGATCAACCCAACCTGGAAAGACTTATGGCAAGAATTGATCTGA
- the sat gene encoding sulfate adenylyltransferase, which yields MSKLVAPHGGKGLVCCLLHGNERTAEQEKAKGLKKIQISARAKGDLIMMGIGGFSPLNGFMGKADWKGVVENFTMADGTFWPLPITLDVSKADADAIKVGDEVALEADGEIYATMKISEKFEMTDADKKWECEKVFKGEGEESADDKFWDIALKDHPGVQMVMKQKEVNLAGPVKVLSEGEYPAKYKGVYLTPAETRAMFEERKWSDVAALQLRNPMHRSHEFLAKIAIEVCDGVLIHSLIGNLKAGDIPAEVRVKAIDCLVENYFVKDNVIQAGYPLDMRYAGPREALLHATFRQNYGITKMIIGRDHAGVGDFYGLFEAQEIFDRIPTNLAEGKALKCMPLKIDWTFYCTKCDGMASLRTCPHTKDDRVILSGTKLRKALSEGKEVVDHFGREEVLVILRAYYATLTEKVEVKMQGAASGSAM from the coding sequence ATGTCTAAGTTAGTCGCTCCCCATGGTGGAAAAGGTCTGGTATGCTGTCTGTTGCATGGCAACGAGCGTACCGCTGAGCAGGAAAAGGCCAAAGGCCTGAAGAAGATCCAGATCAGCGCCCGCGCAAAAGGCGACTTGATCATGATGGGCATCGGCGGTTTTTCTCCGTTGAATGGCTTCATGGGCAAGGCCGACTGGAAGGGTGTTGTTGAGAATTTCACCATGGCTGACGGCACCTTCTGGCCCCTGCCCATCACCCTGGACGTTTCCAAGGCCGATGCCGATGCAATCAAGGTAGGCGACGAGGTTGCTCTTGAGGCTGATGGTGAGATCTACGCCACCATGAAGATCAGCGAGAAGTTCGAAATGACCGACGCTGACAAGAAGTGGGAGTGTGAGAAGGTATTCAAGGGCGAAGGCGAAGAGTCTGCCGATGACAAGTTCTGGGATATCGCGCTCAAGGATCATCCCGGCGTTCAGATGGTTATGAAGCAGAAAGAAGTGAACCTGGCCGGCCCGGTTAAGGTTCTTTCCGAGGGCGAGTACCCCGCCAAGTACAAGGGCGTGTACCTGACCCCTGCCGAGACCCGCGCCATGTTCGAAGAGCGTAAGTGGTCCGACGTTGCTGCCCTGCAGCTGCGTAACCCCATGCATCGTTCCCATGAGTTCCTGGCCAAGATCGCCATCGAAGTATGTGACGGCGTCCTGATCCACTCTTTGATCGGCAACCTGAAGGCCGGCGATATTCCTGCCGAGGTTCGCGTTAAGGCCATCGATTGCCTGGTTGAGAACTACTTTGTAAAAGACAACGTCATCCAGGCCGGTTACCCGCTGGATATGCGTTATGCCGGTCCCCGTGAAGCATTGCTCCATGCAACCTTCCGTCAGAACTACGGCATCACCAAGATGATCATCGGTCGTGACCATGCCGGTGTTGGCGACTTCTACGGCCTGTTCGAGGCTCAGGAAATCTTCGACCGCATCCCGACCAACCTGGCCGAAGGCAAGGCGTTGAAGTGCATGCCGCTGAAGATCGACTGGACCTTCTACTGCACCAAGTGCGATGGTATGGCTTCTCTGCGTACCTGCCCGCACACCAAGGATGATCGCGTTATCCTTTCCGGCACCAAGCTGCGTAAGGCTCTTTCCGAGGGCAAAGAGGTTGTTGACCACTTTGGCCGTGAAGAGGTTCTGGTTATCCTGCGCGCATACTATGCCACTTTGACCGAGAAGGTTGAGGTCAAGATGCAGGGCGCTGCTTCCGGTTCCGCGATGTAA